From Leptotrichia wadei, one genomic window encodes:
- a CDS encoding metal-dependent transcriptional regulator, with product MSRSIEDYLKGIYTLKKKKEYSNKKLAEYLNISPASVSEMIKKLANDDYLTIDKKTVKLTEKGNSFALDIIRKHRVWEVFLFEKLGYEKKEVHKEAEILEHVTSNKLLQKLEKFLFYPKECPHGSPIFYDLENLDEENIIKLSEAEEDDEIVILSVEDNIELYDYLRDLDINLKEKYIVERKDPFNGPIYLKSEQNNGKIVAFNAADMIEVYKKNKDLEETDNE from the coding sequence ATGAGCAGAAGTATAGAAGACTATTTAAAGGGAATATATACTTTGAAAAAAAAGAAGGAATATTCCAATAAAAAACTTGCAGAATATTTAAATATCTCTCCAGCTTCAGTTAGTGAAATGATAAAAAAGTTGGCAAACGATGATTATTTAACTATCGACAAAAAAACAGTAAAACTTACTGAAAAAGGGAACAGCTTTGCACTTGACATTATACGTAAACATAGGGTTTGGGAAGTTTTTTTGTTTGAAAAGCTGGGATATGAAAAGAAAGAAGTGCATAAAGAAGCAGAAATTTTGGAACATGTAACTAGCAATAAACTTCTTCAAAAGCTGGAAAAATTCCTGTTTTATCCTAAGGAATGTCCGCACGGAAGCCCGATTTTCTATGATTTGGAAAACTTAGATGAGGAAAATATTATAAAATTATCTGAAGCTGAGGAAGATGATGAAATTGTTATATTAAGTGTGGAAGATAATATAGAATTATATGATTATCTAAGGGATTTAGATATAAATTTAAAGGAAAAATATATTGTAGAAAGAAAAGATCCGTTTAATGGACCGATATATTTGAAAAGTGAGCAAAATAATGGAAAAATAGTGGCTTTTAATGCAGCAGATATGATTGAGGTTTATAAAAAAAATAAAGATTTGGAGGAGACAGATAATGAGTAA
- a CDS encoding biotin transporter BioY, translated as MKQNTLISNIVKIEAKEKETFKNILLVLGGVAFLSIMSQVLIPLPYTPVPISLGTFGVTLMALLYGRKLGTATILSYVAAGSLGAPIFAGGKAGSLFSPTGGYILGYIAATIILGYLADRGVTKSYVKTILSLILSSAIILTLGSLVLSLFVPGKNAFMIGVLPFLPGDALKSTTVTLLLPTLWKFIPKNDK; from the coding sequence ATGAAACAGAATACATTAATTAGCAACATTGTAAAAATTGAAGCAAAAGAAAAGGAAACTTTTAAAAACATTCTTTTAGTGCTGGGCGGAGTGGCATTTTTATCAATAATGTCTCAAGTTTTAATTCCGCTTCCTTACACTCCTGTACCAATTTCACTTGGAACATTTGGAGTAACACTAATGGCACTATTATACGGAAGAAAATTGGGAACTGCAACTATACTTTCCTATGTTGCGGCAGGTAGCTTAGGCGCTCCAATTTTTGCTGGAGGTAAAGCTGGTTCATTATTCTCACCAACTGGCGGATATATTTTAGGATATATTGCAGCTACAATAATTTTAGGATATTTAGCAGATAGAGGTGTTACAAAGTCTTATGTTAAAACAATTCTTTCACTAATACTTTCAAGTGCCATTATTTTAACATTAGGTTCATTAGTATTGTCATTATTTGTACCTGGAAAAAACGCGTTTATGATTGGTGTATTGCCTTTCCTTCCTGGAGATGCATTAAAATCAACTACTGTAACACTTTTACTTCCGACATTGTGGAAATTTATTCCAAAAAATGACAAATAA
- a CDS encoding autotransporter outer membrane beta-barrel domain-containing protein — protein MTSNLKQLKEDIKKHNFAKSSIILGLAALLVSCGGGGGGGGGAGNSGGTSAATPTPANPAPVTTKPTVTTATSEIGWNSSTVSYDKNNPHNNSNTTLTGNDVKIGIIDVGFENSSFNSDLTEKFGSRLTKLTVSGFTSEATASDDHGIVVADLAAGSSNGIAKGASVYVIDAAKRNTDKNATYPSVKLEMYQKLRDNGVTIYNQSFGIDGEVTDFNADNTSSHYYGFQIGSSMLDFYRNEVNNGSLFVWSAGNDSSDKQPTLEGGLPHFESGLQKGWINVVALTSKDESKLGDTSWSNLTPLSPAGVAKNWTVTAVGDQIFTIKGQNYIGGGSSFAAPIVTGTAALIKQKYPWMDADLIRQTILSTATDIGTPGVDDVYGWGLLNIDKALKGPALFSKQLALADNVTINIPSGSYIFSNDISGDAGVIKNGSGDLILSGNSTFTGPTTVNGGRLQVNGVYSSSINVKKQAILSTNNAVIKNDVINNGTVENTGSTEVAGNYSSLENSRVVTDLNSNIHVKGKVSLNNSKLEVKPEENGERKYITSNGTAQDVITSDDKIEGNFNSVNTDEMLNAKLNQTENSVSAKVSRKNILDYVEKISESDEMQKNTAQNLETAFQKLDQDIENGTAGNVAQFERKAAKLQALTSSNRAAVLDSLSGQIYASAQALTFQHSQTVNKDLSNRLVMLGTLDNVGDKFGLWITGLGANGKLKQDGYGKGDTKVYGGQVGIDKQFGENLILGTALSYSKADVKFDRYGGKSDANNFGISLYGRLGNKDVPVYLQGRLGVGFIDSDVERDIILSSNDYTRAKINHNDKVYSGYLETGYDVKNANGDFVVTPFVGLTHDTVVRGSFSEEKSQFGLTADKKNYNQTAALVGLRAGKAVNWKGGSKTTFQGYVTHQRAFNKQDLSFDARYTGLPGATFKVKGIGLAKNKTWAGVGALTEVNKDFGWYVNYDGSVDGGKGKGNNNVFTTGVRFNF, from the coding sequence ATGACCTCTAACTTAAAACAATTAAAAGAAGATATTAAAAAGCATAACTTTGCTAAAAGTTCAATTATCCTCGGATTAGCAGCATTGCTAGTAAGCTGTGGCGGAGGTGGCGGAGGAGGTGGCGGAGCCGGAAATTCAGGCGGAACTTCAGCTGCAACTCCAACACCTGCTAATCCAGCACCAGTAACAACAAAGCCTACTGTAACAACAGCAACTTCCGAAATAGGATGGAATTCTTCCACTGTTTCCTATGACAAAAACAACCCGCATAACAATTCAAATACAACACTTACAGGCAATGATGTAAAAATTGGAATCATTGATGTTGGATTTGAAAACTCATCATTTAATTCTGATCTTACAGAAAAATTTGGAAGCCGTTTAACAAAACTTACAGTCTCAGGATTTACATCAGAAGCTACTGCAAGTGATGATCATGGAATTGTTGTTGCTGATCTTGCGGCAGGATCTTCAAATGGAATTGCAAAAGGTGCCAGTGTCTATGTAATTGATGCAGCAAAAAGAAATACCGACAAGAATGCCACTTATCCAAGCGTAAAACTGGAAATGTATCAAAAATTAAGAGATAACGGCGTAACTATTTATAACCAGTCATTCGGAATTGACGGAGAAGTGACTGACTTTAATGCTGACAATACTTCAAGCCATTATTACGGATTTCAAATTGGAAGCTCTATGCTTGATTTTTATAGAAATGAAGTAAATAACGGCTCATTATTTGTATGGTCTGCCGGAAATGATTCTTCTGACAAGCAGCCTACACTTGAAGGAGGATTGCCACATTTTGAAAGCGGACTTCAAAAAGGATGGATAAATGTAGTTGCATTGACTTCAAAAGATGAATCTAAACTGGGAGATACAAGCTGGAGCAATTTAACTCCTCTATCACCTGCAGGAGTTGCTAAAAACTGGACTGTAACTGCTGTTGGAGACCAGATATTTACAATAAAAGGACAAAATTATATTGGTGGAGGTTCTTCCTTTGCAGCGCCAATTGTAACTGGAACAGCAGCTTTAATTAAGCAAAAGTATCCTTGGATGGATGCTGATTTAATTAGACAGACAATTTTATCAACTGCAACAGATATAGGAACTCCTGGTGTTGATGATGTTTATGGATGGGGACTTTTAAATATCGACAAGGCATTAAAAGGGCCTGCCTTATTTAGCAAGCAGCTTGCGCTTGCAGATAATGTAACCATTAATATTCCAAGCGGAAGTTATATTTTCTCAAATGACATTTCAGGAGATGCAGGGGTAATTAAAAACGGTTCTGGAGATTTAATCTTATCTGGAAATTCTACATTTACAGGGCCTACAACGGTAAATGGCGGAAGATTGCAAGTAAACGGCGTTTATTCTTCTTCAATTAACGTAAAAAAACAAGCCATTCTTTCTACAAATAATGCTGTAATTAAAAATGATGTTATAAATAACGGTACTGTAGAAAATACTGGTTCTACTGAAGTTGCTGGAAATTATTCATCATTGGAAAACTCTAGAGTTGTGACAGATTTAAATTCTAATATACATGTAAAAGGGAAAGTTAGCCTGAACAACTCAAAACTTGAAGTAAAACCTGAAGAAAATGGAGAAAGAAAATATATAACATCTAATGGAACTGCACAAGATGTCATTACATCAGATGACAAGATTGAAGGAAACTTTAATAGCGTAAATACTGATGAAATGTTAAATGCTAAATTAAATCAGACTGAAAATTCTGTTTCTGCAAAAGTAAGCAGAAAAAACATACTGGATTATGTGGAAAAAATTTCAGAATCTGATGAAATGCAAAAAAATACTGCACAAAATCTGGAAACTGCCTTTCAAAAATTAGATCAGGATATTGAAAATGGAACAGCTGGAAATGTTGCACAGTTTGAAAGAAAAGCCGCTAAATTGCAAGCCCTTACTTCTTCAAACAGAGCAGCTGTTTTGGACAGTTTGTCTGGACAAATTTATGCTTCGGCACAAGCATTGACATTCCAGCATTCGCAAACTGTAAACAAGGATTTGTCTAACAGATTGGTTATGCTGGGAACTCTTGACAATGTTGGAGACAAATTTGGATTGTGGATTACTGGATTAGGCGCTAACGGTAAATTAAAACAAGATGGATATGGAAAGGGAGATACTAAAGTATACGGTGGACAAGTCGGAATTGATAAGCAATTTGGAGAAAACTTGATTTTAGGTACTGCTTTATCCTATTCAAAAGCTGATGTTAAATTTGACAGATATGGCGGAAAATCTGATGCTAACAACTTTGGAATTTCATTGTATGGAAGATTAGGAAATAAAGATGTTCCTGTTTATCTGCAAGGACGTCTGGGAGTCGGATTTATTGACAGTGATGTTGAAAGAGACATTATTTTAAGCAGCAACGACTATACTAGAGCTAAAATTAATCATAATGACAAGGTTTATTCTGGATATTTAGAAACAGGATACGATGTTAAAAATGCTAACGGAGACTTTGTCGTGACACCGTTTGTGGGATTAACTCACGATACAGTTGTAAGAGGATCATTCTCTGAAGAAAAAAGCCAATTTGGATTGACTGCTGATAAGAAGAATTATAATCAGACAGCCGCATTAGTTGGGCTTAGAGCTGGAAAAGCTGTAAACTGGAAAGGTGGAAGCAAGACTACATTCCAAGGTTACGTAACACATCAAAGAGCCTTTAATAAGCAGGATTTAAGTTTTGATGCAAGATATACTGGACTTCCAGGAGCAACATTCAAGGTAAAAGGTATTGGACTTGCTAAGAACAAGACTTGGGCTGGAGTTGGAGCATTAACAGAAGTAAATAAAGACTTTGGATGGTATGTAAATTATGATGGTTCTGTTGACGGCGGAAAAGGTAAAGGAAACAATAATGTGTTTACAACAGGAGTCAGATTTAATTTTTAA
- a CDS encoding N-glycosylase/DNA lyase, with amino-acid sequence MSEKIKKKNDKNKINERIDWKKHEEILEIYKKIKAGIEKAIKGYKKAWKGTEKEVFAEMAFCILTPQSKAKNAWLAITNLVENGLLYNGKAEEMVEFLNIVRFKNNKSRYLVELRKLMTRNGELQPKKILSEIGDTFEKRKWILKNVKGMGLKEANHVLRNLGFGENIAILDRHILRNLKALNVIEEIPKSITEKKYYEIEEKMREYSDFSKIKMDELDLVLWYKEAGEIFK; translated from the coding sequence ATGTCTGAAAAAATTAAAAAAAAGAATGATAAAAATAAAATTAATGAAAGAATTGACTGGAAAAAGCATGAGGAAATTCTTGAGATTTACAAAAAAATAAAAGCAGGGATTGAAAAGGCTATAAAAGGTTATAAAAAGGCTTGGAAAGGCACAGAAAAGGAAGTTTTTGCAGAAATGGCATTTTGTATTTTGACACCTCAGTCGAAGGCTAAGAATGCTTGGCTAGCTATTACAAATTTAGTGGAAAACGGGCTGCTGTATAATGGAAAGGCAGAAGAAATGGTTGAATTTTTAAATATTGTCAGATTTAAAAATAATAAGTCCAGATATTTGGTGGAATTGCGAAAATTAATGACAAGGAACGGAGAATTACAGCCAAAGAAGATTTTGTCCGAAATTGGAGATACTTTTGAAAAAAGAAAATGGATTTTGAAAAATGTTAAGGGAATGGGATTAAAGGAGGCAAATCACGTACTGCGAAATCTTGGATTTGGAGAAAATATTGCAATTTTGGATAGGCATATTCTAAGAAATCTAAAGGCCCTTAATGTAATTGAGGAAATTCCCAAGTCGATAACTGAAAAAAAATATTATGAAATAGAAGAAAAAATGAGAGAATATTCAGATTTTTCAAAAATAAAAATGGATGAACTAGATTTGGTTTTATGGTATAAGGAAGCTGGAGAGATTTTTAAATAA
- a CDS encoding alpha/beta hydrolase fold domain-containing protein, translating into MSLLSDIAVPIAKLVNMKKYKEKDFLNPRRDTDFLNKNNFDKSLTTDEQFIDEYQILTVSSQESCNRHVIFLHGGAYVMRAVRGHKNIIEKLVKKYHLKVTFIDYPLAPENTVEKAHKVVMEAYRKVTKKYKNDEFYLFGDSSGGGLALAFLQRLKEEKQLPFPKKTVLMSPWADVSMTNEEIEEFAEKDPLLPLNGLIITGKQFAGELDVKDPLISPIYGNMDNLGEIFLIFGTNEILYPDCLKLSDMLEIAVGTSVEIKIGENLCHDWILAPLKESDETIDEIGKFFLK; encoded by the coding sequence ATGAGTTTATTATCAGATATTGCAGTGCCAATTGCAAAGTTGGTAAATATGAAAAAATATAAGGAAAAGGATTTTTTAAATCCGAGAAGAGATACAGATTTTTTGAATAAAAACAATTTTGACAAGTCACTTACCACTGATGAGCAGTTTATTGATGAATATCAAATTTTAACAGTTTCTAGTCAAGAAAGTTGTAACAGACATGTTATTTTCTTGCATGGCGGGGCTTATGTCATGCGTGCTGTTCGAGGGCATAAAAATATTATTGAAAAATTAGTGAAAAAGTATCATTTGAAAGTTACATTTATTGACTATCCGCTTGCTCCTGAAAATACTGTGGAAAAGGCACATAAAGTTGTAATGGAGGCTTATAGAAAAGTAACAAAAAAATATAAAAATGATGAGTTTTATTTATTTGGAGATTCTTCTGGCGGGGGACTGGCACTTGCATTTTTGCAAAGGCTAAAGGAAGAAAAACAGCTGCCTTTTCCAAAAAAAACGGTATTAATGTCGCCTTGGGCTGATGTTTCAATGACAAATGAGGAAATAGAAGAGTTTGCAGAAAAAGATCCACTTTTGCCTTTAAATGGGCTGATTATAACTGGAAAGCAGTTTGCTGGGGAACTGGATGTGAAAGATCCGCTGATTTCGCCAATTTATGGAAATATGGATAATCTTGGGGAAATATTTCTCATTTTTGGAACAAATGAAATTTTGTATCCTGATTGCTTAAAATTAAGCGATATGCTGGAAATTGCAGTTGGAACAAGCGTAGAAATAAAAATTGGGGAAAATTTGTGTCATGACTGGATTTTAGCGCCTCTTAAAGAATCGGATGAAACTATTGATGAGATTGGGAAATTTTTTCTGAAATAA
- a CDS encoding helix-hairpin-helix domain-containing protein encodes MKIKYVIIFVMLLIAGNFLRLLIEDKNTPEIEINREKNYKKDKAKKDTDLTKSNVKFDINSIEYKDLLKLGINKNKAEKFVKYRDEVGVIKDVNEVKNISGFGKSGLEIAQKFLFVDNEKIQNSKQNYGHEITKYNINKLNEKELKKIGFTNKEIKKLIPEIEKNNIRSNVELEKIIGKERYAEIEDKIKFIE; translated from the coding sequence ATGAAAATAAAATATGTCATCATTTTTGTAATGCTGTTAATTGCGGGGAATTTTTTAAGACTTTTAATTGAGGATAAAAATACTCCTGAAATTGAAATTAATAGGGAAAAAAATTATAAAAAGGATAAGGCTAAGAAAGATACTGATTTGACAAAAAGCAATGTGAAATTTGATATTAACAGTATTGAGTATAAAGATTTGCTAAAACTGGGGATTAATAAGAATAAGGCTGAAAAATTTGTGAAATATCGGGATGAAGTTGGGGTTATTAAAGATGTTAATGAAGTAAAGAATATTTCTGGATTTGGAAAGTCAGGGCTGGAAATTGCTCAGAAATTTTTGTTTGTAGACAATGAAAAGATACAAAATTCTAAACAGAATTATGGACATGAAATAACGAAATATAATATTAATAAATTAAATGAGAAGGAATTAAAAAAAATAGGATTTACAAATAAGGAAATAAAAAAATTGATTCCTGAAATTGAGAAAAATAATATAAGATCAAATGTAGAATTGGAAAAGATTATCGGGAAAGAACGTTATGCAGAAATTGAAGATAAAATAAAATTTATAGAATAA
- a CDS encoding DUF4153 domain-containing protein — protein sequence MGKFMEKTKKLFEYFKGGFERFRVTIIFALISFILVVLITEIEDLDVKRFSVAILEEVRNCCILGIFMTAMFEVVREEYFGEKKKWSFRSIYTVLTVVIIAIFYFVCFIVYNYKIGFWMLFPISILLFLLIPILKKGNKEKYLQSVFVNFVVSCIFATVLWIGIVIILTTVAALFGFDMFGWFILRFYLYSWVFVFDVLGISLFLSLLKKPDDDLESYDFPYILKMLVKFVIVPLITIYTGILYIYFINVIISMKLPKGLISHLVLWYTAFSLFIIILITPLIKSDKFLGNFKKYFPYFSIPLIFASLLAIFQRIYQYGITENRYYVLLLIFWLFFCMISFIRNSKVAKILISLILCLVIAVYTPFNAERVSVYSQSQRLKRMLVKYGALKNGKISKITQNLTNRQGNQIYTVIDYIYSRGKSSVKSLGLKNSSGKVYEISDDLERDLGIKDSWRNYYGEEDGEDGESYDNRKAVNYDLKTEENASDILDAKGYDNVIHYQKKWGESTDLTYKSSEYKVAILNKIITVSDKNGKELAKFNCEDLIKQVLAKLKTLKLENSVGSDEEYKVLPKDFEYVGTAGDINYKISLQNIYEEITDGKMTDINYEFYFMFSEKNNF from the coding sequence ATGGGAAAATTTATGGAAAAAACTAAAAAGTTATTTGAATATTTCAAGGGAGGATTTGAAAGGTTTCGAGTAACGATTATTTTTGCTTTAATAAGTTTTATTTTGGTAGTTTTGATTACAGAAATTGAAGATTTAGATGTTAAACGATTTTCTGTTGCTATTTTGGAAGAAGTAAGGAACTGCTGTATACTTGGGATTTTTATGACTGCGATGTTTGAAGTTGTCAGGGAAGAGTATTTTGGGGAGAAGAAAAAATGGTCTTTTAGAAGCATTTATACAGTTTTGACTGTTGTCATTATTGCAATATTTTATTTTGTTTGTTTTATTGTGTATAATTATAAAATTGGATTTTGGATGCTGTTTCCAATTTCAATATTACTCTTTTTATTGATTCCAATTTTAAAAAAGGGAAATAAAGAAAAATATCTGCAATCTGTGTTTGTGAATTTTGTTGTATCGTGTATTTTTGCAACAGTGCTTTGGATTGGAATTGTGATAATTTTGACTACAGTTGCCGCATTATTTGGATTTGATATGTTTGGATGGTTTATTTTAAGATTTTATTTGTATTCGTGGGTATTTGTATTTGATGTTTTGGGGATTTCCTTATTTTTGTCATTGCTAAAAAAGCCAGACGATGATTTGGAAAGTTATGATTTTCCTTATATTTTAAAAATGCTTGTAAAATTTGTAATTGTTCCGCTAATTACTATTTATACAGGAATTTTGTATATTTATTTTATAAATGTAATTATATCTATGAAATTGCCAAAAGGCTTAATTTCCCACCTTGTGCTTTGGTATACGGCATTTAGCCTGTTTATCATTATTCTAATAACTCCACTTATTAAAAGTGATAAATTTCTAGGTAATTTTAAAAAATATTTTCCGTATTTTTCAATACCTTTGATATTTGCTTCATTACTTGCAATTTTTCAAAGAATTTATCAATATGGAATTACAGAAAACCGATATTATGTGCTGCTTTTAATATTCTGGCTATTTTTCTGCATGATTTCATTCATAAGAAACTCAAAAGTTGCAAAGATTCTAATAAGCCTGATTTTGTGCCTTGTAATTGCTGTTTATACTCCATTTAACGCTGAAAGAGTGAGTGTTTACAGTCAAAGCCAGAGATTAAAAAGAATGCTTGTAAAATATGGGGCTTTAAAAAATGGGAAAATTTCCAAAATTACCCAAAATTTGACTAATAGACAAGGAAATCAGATTTATACAGTAATTGACTATATTTATTCTAGGGGAAAATCATCGGTTAAAAGTCTTGGGTTGAAAAATTCCAGCGGAAAAGTTTATGAAATTTCAGATGATTTGGAAAGAGATTTGGGAATTAAGGATTCTTGGAGAAATTATTATGGTGAAGAAGATGGTGAAGATGGTGAAAGTTACGATAATAGAAAAGCAGTAAACTATGACTTAAAGACAGAAGAAAATGCTTCAGATATTTTAGATGCAAAAGGTTATGACAATGTTATCCATTATCAAAAAAAATGGGGAGAATCTACAGACCTGACATATAAATCTAGTGAATATAAAGTTGCCATTTTAAACAAAATAATTACAGTAAGTGACAAGAACGGGAAAGAGTTAGCTAAATTTAATTGTGAAGATCTAATAAAACAGGTGTTGGCAAAATTAAAGACTCTCAAACTTGAAAATTCAGTAGGTTCTGATGAAGAATATAAGGTTTTGCCAAAAGACTTTGAATATGTTGGAACAGCAGGGGATATAAATTATAAGATTTCATTGCAAAATATTTATGAAGAAATTACAGATGGAAAAATGACAGATATAAATTATGAATTTTATTTTATGTTTTCAGAAAAAAATAATTTTTAA
- a CDS encoding NAD(P)H-dependent oxidoreductase — protein sequence MKTLVILAHPDMENSRINKRWKEELEKYPDKITVNELYKNYPNWDIDIEREHELLLSHDNIIIQFPLYWYTYTPLLKKWLDDVLSYNWAYGNEYNLKGKNIGVAISIGGFESDYSKTGSVKFSMDEILIHFKATVEYVKANLISHYFLFDTDNISDEELSENAGNYIKYIFNINWE from the coding sequence ATGAAAACTTTAGTTATTTTAGCACATCCAGATATGGAAAATTCGAGAATTAACAAAAGATGGAAGGAAGAACTGGAAAAATATCCTGACAAAATTACAGTAAATGAACTTTACAAAAATTACCCAAATTGGGATATTGATATTGAAAGAGAGCACGAATTATTATTATCCCATGATAACATAATTATTCAATTTCCGCTTTACTGGTACACATACACTCCTTTATTGAAAAAATGGCTTGATGATGTACTTTCATATAATTGGGCCTATGGAAATGAATATAACCTAAAAGGAAAAAATATAGGAGTTGCAATTTCTATTGGAGGATTTGAAAGTGACTATTCAAAAACTGGCTCTGTGAAATTTTCAATGGATGAAATTTTGATACATTTTAAAGCAACTGTTGAATATGTCAAGGCAAATCTAATTTCTCATTATTTTCTTTTTGATACTGATAATATAAGTGATGAGGAACTTTCAGAAAATGCTGGAAATTATATAAAATATATTTTCAATATAAACTGGGAATAG
- the deoC gene encoding deoxyribose-phosphate aldolase produces MKKLTKKANEMNLKELAAYIDYSVLKPEFTEKEIVELTKDGVKLECATICINPAYIELCEPYVKGSNTMLCPVTDFPFGTSSTESRVKQIEAVAKYYTVKEIDIVANFGLIRSGKYEEVMKDIKACVKAAHKFDKEIKIIFETDALNEEQIRKTCKCCIEAGADFVKTSTGFLTGYENKGAIPKVIKIMQEEVGNKCKVKGSGAIRTREHFLELIDMGIDRMGIGYKSVPVVLNLKGENDNSTGEY; encoded by the coding sequence ATGAAAAAATTGACTAAAAAAGCAAATGAAATGAATTTAAAGGAATTAGCGGCATATATTGATTATTCAGTTTTAAAGCCTGAATTTACAGAAAAAGAAATTGTTGAATTGACAAAAGATGGGGTGAAATTGGAGTGTGCTACGATTTGTATTAATCCAGCGTATATTGAATTATGCGAGCCATATGTAAAAGGAAGCAATACAATGTTGTGTCCTGTAACGGATTTTCCATTTGGAACAAGTTCTACTGAATCACGAGTTAAGCAAATTGAGGCAGTTGCGAAATATTATACGGTTAAGGAAATCGACATAGTTGCAAATTTTGGGCTAATAAGAAGTGGAAAATATGAGGAAGTTATGAAAGATATAAAAGCATGTGTTAAAGCGGCACACAAGTTTGACAAGGAAATAAAAATTATTTTTGAAACGGATGCCTTAAATGAGGAGCAAATTAGAAAAACTTGCAAATGCTGTATTGAAGCGGGAGCTGATTTTGTAAAGACGAGTACAGGTTTTTTGACTGGATACGAAAATAAAGGGGCGATTCCTAAAGTTATAAAAATAATGCAAGAAGAAGTTGGAAATAAATGTAAAGTAAAAGGAAGTGGTGCAATACGGACAAGAGAGCATTTCCTTGAATTGATAGATATGGGAATAGATAGAATGGGGATTGGTTATAAATCTGTTCCAGTTGTTTTGAATTTGAAGGGTGAAAATGATAATAGTACAGGCGAATATTAA
- a CDS encoding transaldolase family protein: protein MKFFVNQLIGKNIKTNDTWEKMVKKGRKLANINSDKIVEIPMSIQGLKACKILSGEGIKVNITSISYSAQALLAARAGANYISPVIENIKGVDTVKEISEMFKREKIKTKILFEKNEMPLYTANYA from the coding sequence ATGAAATTCTTTGTAAATCAATTAATCGGAAAAAATATAAAAACTAATGATACTTGGGAAAAAATGGTAAAAAAAGGACGAAAATTAGCAAACATTAATTCAGACAAAATAGTTGAAATACCAATGTCTATTCAAGGCTTAAAGGCATGTAAAATACTTTCGGGGGAAGGAATAAAAGTAAATATAACATCAATCTCTTATTCAGCACAGGCATTACTTGCAGCACGAGCAGGAGCAAATTACATTTCTCCAGTTATTGAAAATATAAAAGGAGTTGATACAGTGAAAGAAATTTCAGAAATGTTTAAAAGAGAAAAAATAAAAACTAAAATATTATTTGAAAAGAATGAAATGCCATTGTATACTGCTAATTATGCGTAA
- a CDS encoding DeoR/GlpR family DNA-binding transcription regulator: protein MLASERFEKIVQIVNEKGIANTKELAQILNVTETTIRRDTEFLEKQGKIIRVHGGAKSINQKTVMSNQDEKDMKDRTENYEKKDEVCKKVASFIKNGDCIFLDGGTTVVPIVKYLKGKNVKIVTNSMLVVKAFNDSDSELFVIGGKYIEEYDMSVGSIALNNLSNFNFDYAILGCAGLDIERQVVYTTEMETMLIKEKAMGLAVKKYLLLDDSKLSIRGFYTFVNTSDFDAIICNNSENVNEEELPNNFIIV from the coding sequence ATGCTTGCAAGCGAAAGATTTGAAAAAATTGTACAAATAGTAAATGAAAAGGGTATTGCAAATACAAAAGAGCTGGCTCAGATTTTGAATGTTACGGAAACTACTATTCGTAGGGATACAGAATTTCTGGAAAAACAGGGGAAAATTATTAGAGTCCACGGCGGTGCAAAAAGCATAAATCAAAAAACGGTTATGTCCAATCAGGATGAAAAGGATATGAAAGATCGCACAGAAAATTATGAAAAAAAAGATGAAGTGTGCAAAAAAGTGGCATCATTTATAAAAAATGGCGACTGTATTTTTCTTGACGGCGGAACTACAGTAGTTCCCATAGTAAAATATCTGAAGGGAAAAAACGTAAAAATCGTAACAAACAGTATGCTTGTTGTCAAAGCCTTTAATGACAGCGATTCTGAATTGTTTGTGATAGGTGGAAAATATATAGAGGAGTATGATATGTCTGTTGGATCAATTGCCTTAAATAATTTGTCAAATTTCAATTTTGATTATGCGATTTTAGGCTGTGCAGGACTGGATATTGAAAGACAGGTTGTTTATACAACTGAGATGGAAACAATGCTTATAAAGGAAAAAGCAATGGGGCTGGCTGTAAAAAAATATTTGCTGCTAGACGACTCAAAATTGTCAATACGAGGTTTTTACACATTTGTCAACACGTCCGACTTTGACGCAATAATATGTAATAATTCTGAAAATGTAAACGAAGAAGAATTACCAAATAACTTTATAATAGTTTAA